The following are from one region of the Streptomyces fradiae genome:
- a CDS encoding PadR family transcriptional regulator — protein MALEHAILVSLLEQPGSGYELARRFERSIGYFWTATHQQIYRVLKRMEHDGWVAARDVPQQGRPDKREYSVADLGRAALSSWLHDPIEPESVRHDLAVKIRGAAFDDPAGLIHEVERHRETHRDRLAHYLAGETRDFGTGPGTGPSGGPDGGPGHGSYGPADAERELQHVVLRGGIAYERMMIAWLDDVLATLHRFRAER, from the coding sequence ATGGCGCTCGAACACGCGATCCTCGTCTCGCTCCTTGAGCAACCGGGCTCCGGATACGAGCTGGCCCGGCGCTTCGAGCGGTCCATCGGCTACTTCTGGACCGCCACCCACCAGCAGATCTACCGCGTGCTCAAGCGCATGGAGCACGACGGCTGGGTCGCCGCCCGGGACGTCCCGCAGCAGGGCCGGCCGGACAAACGCGAGTACTCGGTGGCCGACCTCGGCCGGGCCGCGCTCTCCTCCTGGCTGCACGACCCCATCGAGCCCGAGTCCGTCCGCCACGACCTGGCCGTGAAGATCCGGGGCGCCGCCTTCGACGACCCGGCCGGCCTGATCCACGAGGTGGAACGGCACCGGGAGACCCACCGGGACCGGCTCGCCCACTATCTCGCCGGTGAGACCCGGGACTTCGGCACCGGCCCCGGCACCGGCCCCAGCGGCGGCCCCGACGGCGGCCCGGGCCACGGCTCCTACGGGCCCGCCGACGCCGAGCGCGAGCTGCAGCACGTCGTGCTGCGGGGCGGCATCGCGTACGAACGCATGATGATCGCCTGGCTCGACGACGTGCTCGCCACCCTCCACCGGTTCCGCGCCGAGCGCTGA
- the pucL gene encoding factor-independent urate hydroxylase, with protein MSKHVLAQNQYGKAENRIVKITRQGNEGAWHEIRDLNVSVALRGEFRQVHLTGDNGNCLPTDTTKNTVYAFAKEHGIASPEAFAILLAKHFVHSQPVIHEAQIRVEEYAWDRISVPTRAEQHSFVRKGQEVRTAQVTHSGQTGQLQVISGLKDLTVMNSTNSEFHGFIKDKYTTLQEAYDRILATKVTARWAHSALTADAEDFDWDRSYKSARRHMLEAFAETYSYSLQQTLNAMAERVLDNCQSVNEVRLNLPNKHHFLVDLEPFGLKNDNEVYYAADRMYGLIEGTIHRDGVQPVIATSDWITA; from the coding sequence ATGAGCAAGCACGTCCTGGCCCAGAACCAGTACGGCAAGGCCGAGAACCGCATCGTCAAGATCACCCGTCAGGGCAACGAGGGCGCCTGGCACGAGATCCGCGACCTGAACGTCTCCGTCGCCCTGCGCGGCGAGTTCCGCCAGGTGCACCTGACCGGCGACAACGGCAACTGTCTGCCGACGGACACCACCAAGAACACGGTCTACGCCTTCGCCAAGGAACACGGCATCGCCTCCCCCGAGGCGTTCGCGATCCTGCTCGCCAAGCACTTCGTGCACTCGCAGCCGGTGATCCACGAGGCGCAGATCCGCGTCGAGGAGTACGCCTGGGACCGGATCTCCGTGCCCACCCGCGCCGAGCAGCACTCCTTCGTCCGCAAGGGCCAGGAGGTCCGCACCGCCCAGGTCACCCACAGCGGCCAGACCGGTCAGCTGCAGGTCATCTCCGGTCTGAAGGACCTCACCGTCATGAACTCGACCAACTCCGAGTTCCACGGCTTCATCAAGGACAAGTACACGACCCTCCAGGAGGCCTACGACCGCATCCTGGCCACCAAGGTCACGGCCCGCTGGGCGCACTCCGCGCTCACCGCCGACGCCGAGGACTTCGACTGGGACCGCTCGTACAAGTCCGCGCGCCGTCACATGCTGGAGGCCTTCGCGGAGACCTACAGCTACTCCCTGCAGCAGACCCTCAACGCGATGGCCGAGCGGGTCCTCGACAACTGCCAGAGCGTCAACGAGGTGCGGCTCAACCTGCCGAACAAGCACCACTTCCTCGTGGACCTGGAGCCGTTCGGCCTGAAGAACGACAACGAGGTGTACTACGCCGCCGACCGGATGTACGGCCTGATCGAGGGCACCATCCACCGTGACGGCGTGCAGCCGGTGATCGCCACCAGCGACTGGATCACCGCCTGA
- a CDS encoding TOPRIM nucleotidyl transferase/hydrolase domain-containing protein: protein MADMGAFREAVTAWAAGGPGDPARELAELLPVRTVVLLEGLSDVAAVEALAAARGRDLAAEGVCVLSMGGAMNIARYAQLLGPPGLGLRLTGLCDERERDYYARGWTRAGLAEEQHAFFVCAADLEDELIRALGPDRVAELVRAEGDHRPLSTFLRQPEQRTRTPRQQLRRFLGTKKGRKIHYGRVLTEALPPDAVPEPLAALLSTV from the coding sequence ATGGCTGACATGGGGGCGTTCCGGGAAGCGGTCACCGCGTGGGCGGCGGGCGGCCCCGGCGACCCCGCACGGGAGCTCGCCGAGCTGCTGCCCGTACGGACCGTGGTCCTGCTCGAAGGACTGAGCGACGTCGCCGCCGTCGAGGCCCTGGCCGCCGCCCGGGGACGTGACCTGGCGGCCGAGGGCGTCTGCGTCCTCTCCATGGGCGGCGCGATGAACATCGCCCGCTACGCACAGCTCCTCGGCCCGCCGGGCCTGGGCCTGCGCCTCACCGGCCTGTGCGACGAGCGCGAGCGTGACTACTACGCCCGCGGCTGGACCCGCGCCGGGCTCGCCGAGGAGCAGCACGCCTTCTTCGTCTGCGCCGCCGACCTGGAGGACGAACTCATTCGCGCCCTTGGCCCGGACCGGGTCGCCGAACTCGTCCGCGCCGAGGGCGACCACCGTCCGCTGAGCACCTTCCTCCGCCAGCCCGAGCAGCGCACCCGCACCCCGCGACAGCAACTGCGCCGCTTCCTCGGCACGAAGAAGGGCCGCAAGATCCATTACGGTCGCGTCCTCACCGAGGCGCTGCCCCCGGACGCCGTCCCGGAGCCCCTGGCCGCACTGCTGTCCACGGTCTGA
- a CDS encoding response regulator transcription factor, which yields MLTKRVTVTVHASDPLSRAGLISHLRHQPTIDVMAGREGHDGGGAPRGTADAPAVAVMLADRIDEPTTAELRRLLRAGSDQRVVLVARELREPDLLTVVEYGVRAIIWRHQATEERLLSAVHSAARGEGELPPDLVSRLLDQVGRLQRATAAGTGPGGTVPLFGMAPREVDVLRLLAEGFETRQISEKLAYSERTVKNILHALMTRLQLTNRAHAVAYALREGYI from the coding sequence ATGCTCACCAAACGCGTGACGGTCACCGTCCACGCATCCGATCCGCTCAGCAGGGCCGGGCTGATCAGTCATTTACGGCACCAGCCGACCATCGACGTGATGGCCGGCCGCGAAGGGCACGACGGCGGCGGGGCGCCGCGGGGGACGGCGGACGCGCCGGCGGTCGCCGTCATGCTCGCCGACCGGATCGACGAACCGACCACCGCCGAGCTGCGCCGGCTGCTTCGCGCCGGCAGCGACCAGCGGGTCGTGCTGGTCGCCCGGGAGCTGCGCGAGCCGGATCTGCTCACGGTCGTCGAATACGGGGTGCGGGCCATCATCTGGCGCCATCAGGCCACCGAGGAACGCCTGTTGAGCGCCGTCCACAGCGCGGCCCGCGGCGAGGGGGAACTGCCGCCGGACCTGGTGAGCCGGCTCCTCGACCAGGTCGGGCGGCTGCAGCGGGCGACGGCCGCCGGCACCGGCCCGGGCGGCACCGTGCCGCTCTTCGGCATGGCACCGCGCGAGGTCGACGTGCTGCGGCTGCTCGCGGAGGGCTTCGAGACCCGGCAGATCAGCGAGAAGCTCGCCTACTCGGAACGCACCGTCAAGAACATCCTGCACGCGCTGATGACCCGGCTCCAACTCACCAACAGGGCGCATGCCGTCGCGTACGCGCTCCGCGAGGGCTACATCTGA
- a CDS encoding DUF4255 domain-containing protein, translating into MIHEIDASLRLLLAPAVTGDIAFEAPTRDWAARRNAPTLNAYLYDIREDVARRERGPVAERDAQGVVTRRRQPPRWFRLSYLVTAWTARPEDEHRLLSGALALLLPHEVLSGDAVPESVRAITPTLPLTVAVPPGDSRSLAEIWSALGGELKPSLDVVITTPFPVTPVYGAAPPVTEGAEVVVRGLDGVPNDSSPRMLRRPGSGIAARGGRA; encoded by the coding sequence ATGATCCACGAAATCGACGCGTCCCTGCGTCTGCTGCTCGCGCCGGCGGTCACGGGCGACATCGCCTTCGAGGCGCCGACCCGCGACTGGGCGGCCCGGCGCAACGCGCCCACCCTCAACGCGTACCTCTACGACATCCGCGAGGACGTCGCCCGCCGCGAACGCGGCCCCGTCGCCGAGCGCGACGCCCAGGGCGTCGTCACCCGCCGCCGCCAGCCGCCGCGCTGGTTCCGCCTGTCGTACCTGGTGACGGCCTGGACCGCCCGCCCGGAGGACGAACACCGTCTGCTCTCCGGCGCGTTGGCGCTCCTGCTCCCGCACGAGGTCCTGTCCGGCGACGCCGTCCCCGAGTCGGTCCGGGCCATCACCCCGACCCTGCCCCTCACGGTCGCGGTGCCGCCCGGCGATTCCCGCTCGCTCGCCGAGATCTGGTCCGCGCTCGGCGGCGAGCTGAAACCCTCCCTCGACGTCGTGATCACCACCCCCTTCCCGGTCACCCCGGTGTACGGAGCGGCCCCGCCCGTCACCGAGGGCGCCGAGGTCGTGGTCCGCGGCCTCGACGGCGTCCCGAACGACTCGTCCCCACGGATGCTGCGCCGCCCGGGCAGCGGCATCGCGGCACGCGGGGGCCGGGCATGA
- a CDS encoding AAA family ATPase, with protein sequence MSADLLQLIGALRTRVAALVATRSADDPTAGDPLRGLYVTGETALRIATAGPGAAGASGAAGMSGQAPAGPAAPELGGPSPGRQSSTGRLAALRCAFGLSGLDVEVLLAAVAPEVDRGFEALYGYLNDDVGRRRATVGLALDLAGTGPADAGARDRFHPAAPLRAGGLLQVDDEDEGRPLPGRALRVPERVVAHLLGDDSRLDARLADAGVELLPPTGTGAGPAVGEVAARIAAAGPVTVHLRERVPGAATDAVVTALRAAGRPVLRYRPEAVDAEAARVLLREARLRGAAVVVEPLPPEPGPLVRALAAGGATVVLAGAEAPDPTWVPAAALVALEAPGAAEASSVELWRHALGGEPGSGRGDFDLAEAVAPYRLGGDQIRRAASAARALAAFEGGSLTRAHVQRGARLVSAPLLDSRARRVRPAVGFADIVLPEEPLGLLRELTGRARHRDRVLGEWRLRTGGGRGRGVVALFAGESGTGKTLGAEVVAGELGLDLYVVDLSSVVDKYVGETEKNLERIFAEVDRTDCVLLFDEADAVFGKRSEVRSSHDRYANLESAYLLQRLEAFDGIAVLTTNLRANIDEAFTRRLDLVVDFPFPDAEQRVALWHSCLAGVPRAKGLAEEILGCAKEFELAGGAIRSAAVTAGYLAAARGAGAVVTGEDLRAGARREYRKAGRLVADTAAPWSP encoded by the coding sequence ATGAGCGCCGACCTGCTGCAGCTGATCGGCGCGCTCCGCACCCGGGTCGCCGCACTGGTGGCGACCCGCAGCGCCGACGACCCGACCGCGGGCGATCCGCTGCGCGGCCTGTACGTGACCGGGGAGACGGCGCTGCGGATCGCGACGGCGGGGCCGGGCGCGGCGGGTGCATCCGGCGCGGCCGGCATGTCCGGGCAAGCGCCCGCCGGCCCGGCGGCGCCTGAGCTCGGCGGGCCTTCGCCGGGCCGGCAGAGCAGCACGGGGCGGCTGGCCGCGCTCAGGTGCGCGTTCGGGCTGTCCGGGCTCGATGTGGAGGTGCTCCTCGCGGCGGTCGCGCCCGAGGTGGATCGGGGGTTCGAGGCGCTGTACGGGTACCTCAACGACGATGTCGGGCGGCGTCGCGCCACGGTGGGGCTTGCGCTCGACCTGGCCGGGACCGGGCCGGCCGACGCGGGCGCTCGGGACCGCTTTCACCCGGCGGCGCCGCTGCGCGCGGGCGGGCTGCTTCAGGTCGACGACGAGGACGAGGGCCGGCCGCTGCCCGGGCGGGCGTTGCGGGTGCCGGAGCGGGTGGTCGCGCATCTGCTCGGCGATGACAGCCGGCTGGACGCCCGACTGGCGGACGCGGGGGTGGAGTTGTTGCCGCCCACCGGAACAGGCGCCGGGCCGGCCGTCGGGGAGGTCGCCGCGCGGATCGCGGCGGCCGGACCCGTGACCGTCCATCTGCGGGAGCGGGTGCCCGGGGCCGCGACGGACGCGGTGGTGACCGCGCTGCGGGCGGCCGGGCGGCCGGTGCTGCGGTACCGGCCGGAGGCCGTGGACGCGGAGGCGGCCCGGGTGCTGCTCCGCGAGGCCCGGCTGCGCGGCGCCGCGGTGGTCGTCGAGCCGCTGCCGCCGGAGCCCGGCCCGCTGGTGCGGGCGCTGGCGGCGGGCGGGGCGACGGTGGTCCTGGCCGGGGCCGAGGCGCCCGATCCGACGTGGGTGCCGGCGGCGGCGCTGGTGGCCCTGGAGGCGCCGGGGGCGGCCGAGGCCTCCTCCGTCGAGCTGTGGCGCCACGCGCTGGGCGGCGAACCCGGCTCCGGCCGGGGCGACTTCGACCTGGCCGAGGCCGTCGCGCCGTACCGCCTCGGCGGGGACCAGATCCGGCGCGCGGCGAGCGCGGCCCGCGCCCTGGCGGCGTTCGAGGGCGGCTCGCTCACCCGGGCCCACGTCCAGCGGGGCGCGCGGCTCGTGTCGGCGCCGCTGCTCGACAGCCGGGCCCGGCGGGTGCGGCCCGCGGTGGGGTTCGCGGACATCGTGCTGCCCGAGGAGCCGCTGGGCCTGCTGCGCGAGCTGACCGGGCGGGCCCGGCACCGGGACCGGGTGCTCGGCGAGTGGCGGCTGCGCACCGGAGGCGGGCGGGGGCGCGGTGTCGTCGCGCTGTTCGCGGGCGAGTCGGGCACGGGGAAGACGCTGGGTGCGGAGGTCGTCGCGGGCGAACTCGGCCTGGATCTCTATGTGGTGGATCTGTCGTCGGTGGTCGACAAGTATGTGGGCGAGACCGAGAAGAACCTGGAGCGGATCTTCGCCGAGGTCGACCGCACGGACTGCGTGCTGCTCTTCGACGAGGCTGACGCGGTCTTCGGCAAGCGGTCGGAGGTGCGCAGTTCGCACGACCGGTACGCGAACCTGGAGAGTGCCTATCTGCTGCAGCGCCTGGAGGCCTTCGACGGGATCGCGGTGCTCACCACCAACCTCCGCGCCAACATCGACGAGGCCTTCACCCGCCGGCTCGACCTGGTGGTCGACTTCCCGTTCCCGGACGCCGAGCAGCGGGTCGCGCTCTGGCACTCCTGCCTCGCGGGCGTGCCGCGTGCGAAGGGCCTGGCGGAGGAAATCCTGGGCTGCGCCAAGGAGTTCGAGCTCGCGGGCGGCGCGATCCGCTCGGCCGCGGTGACCGCGGGGTATCTGGCGGCGGCTCGGGGGGCCGGGGCGGTGGTGACGGGCGAGGACCTGCGGGCCGGGGCGCGTCGCGAGTACCGGAAGGCGGGGCGGCTCGTCGCGGACACGGCGGCGCCCTGGTCCCCGTAA
- a CDS encoding peptidoglycan-binding protein — protein sequence MTMWTSLDPADVTVEPGTRTSARLRVRNTGDTVEEYRLSLVGKPSGWSRVEPDVLRLYPGSEGTAEISFAPPRSPDVPAGPLPYGIRVEPRENAAARDVVEGRLTVTPFTEVRAELLPPALTGRFRGRARVAVDNLGNTPLTASLLVRDEGNRLTFDMRPNAVQIAPGRAAFGDLVVRPQAVRWTGGEESHRFTVAVRRSGDDTSLDIDATFDQRPVLGAWLMVAAGLLVTGVIAFVALWMSFSPKITSAAKETRATGAPAPLPQGDGDKLPDAPPPPSTAGTPPPGANQTGGGGELPPGDGGSGSGDGGGGSGGGSASGGSGGGGTGGGGEAPPPPSAPREVPPWGPGYPKDVVVEFAQLRLAALGSKNACTLKGSWSPGVIDGPTRTSLVCYQNAVVKVGQRDGTNSAAIFETDAEGMLGRATLTSLWAQGISPDEVKSGSRTWENTALMGAFWWAINRDFTDPGDMDRVRNYARLGIDHFRSGKDTTTPYGSNVSDHIRTYQQAVGLPATGTADWKTLNAMVGGSVK from the coding sequence ATGACCATGTGGACCTCTCTGGACCCGGCCGACGTGACCGTCGAGCCAGGGACCCGGACCTCCGCTCGGCTGCGTGTGCGCAACACCGGGGACACCGTCGAGGAATACCGGCTCTCCCTCGTCGGCAAACCCTCGGGGTGGTCCCGGGTGGAGCCGGACGTCCTCCGCCTCTACCCGGGCAGTGAGGGGACCGCCGAGATCTCGTTCGCCCCGCCGCGCTCGCCGGACGTGCCGGCCGGACCCCTCCCGTACGGCATCCGCGTCGAGCCCCGCGAGAACGCCGCCGCCCGCGACGTCGTGGAGGGCCGGCTGACCGTCACGCCCTTCACCGAGGTGCGCGCCGAGCTGCTGCCGCCCGCGCTCACCGGCCGCTTCCGCGGGCGGGCCCGCGTCGCCGTCGACAACCTGGGCAACACCCCGCTGACCGCCTCGCTGCTCGTACGCGACGAGGGGAACCGGCTCACCTTCGACATGCGGCCCAACGCCGTGCAGATCGCCCCCGGCCGGGCCGCGTTCGGCGACCTCGTGGTGCGCCCGCAGGCCGTACGGTGGACCGGCGGCGAGGAGTCGCACCGCTTCACCGTGGCGGTGCGCCGCTCCGGCGACGACACCTCGCTCGACATCGACGCGACCTTCGACCAGCGGCCGGTCCTCGGCGCCTGGCTGATGGTCGCGGCCGGCCTGCTCGTCACCGGCGTCATCGCCTTCGTCGCGCTCTGGATGAGCTTCTCCCCGAAGATCACCAGCGCGGCGAAGGAGACCCGGGCGACCGGCGCCCCCGCGCCGCTGCCGCAGGGCGACGGCGACAAGCTCCCCGACGCCCCGCCCCCGCCGAGCACGGCCGGCACGCCGCCGCCCGGCGCGAACCAGACCGGCGGTGGCGGGGAGCTGCCGCCCGGTGACGGTGGCTCCGGGTCCGGCGACGGCGGGGGAGGGAGCGGCGGCGGCTCGGCCTCCGGCGGCTCCGGCGGTGGCGGCACCGGCGGCGGTGGGGAGGCGCCCCCGCCGCCGAGCGCTCCCCGCGAGGTCCCGCCGTGGGGCCCCGGCTACCCGAAGGACGTCGTCGTGGAATTCGCCCAGCTCCGCCTGGCGGCCCTCGGCAGCAAGAACGCCTGTACTCTGAAGGGGAGTTGGAGCCCTGGCGTCATCGACGGGCCGACCCGCACCTCCCTGGTCTGCTACCAGAACGCCGTGGTCAAGGTCGGCCAGCGGGACGGCACCAACTCGGCCGCGATCTTCGAAACGGACGCCGAGGGCATGCTCGGCCGCGCCACCCTGACCTCGCTCTGGGCGCAGGGCATCTCCCCCGACGAGGTGAAGTCGGGCAGCCGCACCTGGGAGAACACCGCCCTGATGGGCGCCTTCTGGTGGGCGATCAACCGCGACTTCACCGACCCCGGCGACATGGACCGGGTCCGCAACTACGCCCGGCTCGGCATCGACCACTTCCGCTCCGGCAAGGACACGACGACGCCCTACGGCAGCAACGTCAGCGACCACATCCGCACCTACCAGCAGGCCGTCGGCCTCCCGGCCACCGGCACCGCCGACTGGAAGACGCTCAACGCGATGGTCGGCGGCAGCGTGAAGTAG
- a CDS encoding phage tail sheath subtilisin-like domain-containing protein, which yields MPTYLSPGVYVEEIASGSRPIEGVGTSVAAFVGLAPTGPLNEPVLVTNWTQYVASFGEFTEGHYLAHSVYGFFDNGGTAAYVVRVGGGDAQGDGQADGAGAGRATGAGAGAGAGAGAPRELVAGEAVALGTFKVAAIAAGSEAGGALTVEVQDVEGGDGERFKLVVKDGEKVVESFDASAKKGSRTYVVTQIKQRSKTIVVEEAAAGGQLARPDAQSVTLAPPVARAVLPDRVGDRAAGAATGAVATLDSARFIGDSADRTGFGGLEAFDEISMVAVPDLMAAYQRGLIDAEQVKAVQLGLISHCELMGDRMAILDPPPGLNARDVRKWRQETAGYDSRYAALYYPWIKSFDPATGQTRTVPPSGHMAGVWARNDAERGVHKAPANEIVRGAVDLELQITRGEQDLLNPVGVNCIRAFPGRGIRVWGARTMASDPAWRYLNVRRYFNYLEESILVGTQWVVFEPNDQSLWARIRRNISAFLVNEWRQGALFGQRAEDAFYVKCDAETNPPESVDLGRVVCEIGIAPVKPAEFVVFRLAQFQGGGGELEE from the coding sequence ATGCCCACCTATCTGTCCCCCGGCGTCTACGTCGAGGAAATCGCCAGCGGCTCCCGCCCCATCGAGGGCGTGGGCACCTCCGTCGCCGCGTTCGTGGGCCTCGCGCCGACCGGCCCGCTGAACGAGCCGGTGCTCGTCACCAACTGGACGCAGTACGTGGCGTCGTTCGGCGAGTTCACGGAGGGCCACTACCTGGCCCACTCCGTGTACGGCTTCTTCGACAACGGGGGCACAGCGGCGTACGTCGTACGGGTCGGCGGCGGGGACGCGCAGGGCGACGGGCAGGCCGACGGGGCTGGAGCGGGCAGGGCGACGGGTGCCGGGGCCGGGGCTGGGGCTGGGGCTGGGGCGCCGCGTGAGCTGGTGGCCGGTGAGGCGGTCGCGCTCGGTACCTTCAAGGTGGCGGCGATCGCGGCCGGTTCGGAGGCCGGCGGGGCCCTGACCGTCGAGGTGCAGGACGTCGAGGGCGGGGACGGCGAGCGCTTCAAGCTGGTCGTGAAGGACGGCGAGAAGGTCGTCGAGAGCTTCGACGCGTCCGCGAAGAAGGGCTCGCGGACCTATGTCGTCACGCAGATCAAGCAGCGTTCCAAGACGATCGTGGTCGAGGAGGCGGCGGCCGGCGGCCAACTCGCCCGCCCGGACGCCCAGTCCGTGACGCTCGCGCCGCCCGTGGCGCGGGCCGTGCTCCCGGACCGGGTCGGGGACCGAGCGGCCGGCGCGGCGACCGGGGCGGTGGCCACGCTCGACTCCGCCCGCTTCATCGGCGATTCGGCCGACCGCACCGGTTTCGGCGGCCTGGAGGCCTTCGACGAGATCAGCATGGTCGCCGTGCCGGACCTGATGGCCGCGTACCAGCGGGGACTCATCGACGCGGAGCAGGTCAAGGCCGTGCAGCTCGGCCTGATCTCCCACTGCGAGCTGATGGGCGACCGGATGGCGATCCTCGACCCGCCGCCGGGCCTCAACGCGCGCGACGTACGCAAGTGGCGCCAGGAGACGGCTGGTTACGACTCCCGCTACGCGGCCCTCTACTACCCGTGGATCAAGTCCTTCGACCCGGCCACCGGCCAGACGCGTACGGTGCCGCCGTCCGGCCACATGGCCGGTGTGTGGGCCCGCAACGACGCCGAGCGCGGCGTGCACAAGGCCCCGGCCAACGAGATCGTGCGCGGCGCGGTCGACCTGGAGCTCCAGATCACCCGCGGCGAGCAGGATCTGCTCAACCCGGTGGGCGTGAACTGCATCCGCGCCTTCCCGGGCCGCGGCATCCGGGTGTGGGGCGCGCGGACCATGGCGTCCGACCCGGCCTGGCGCTATCTGAACGTCCGCCGCTACTTCAACTACCTCGAGGAGTCCATCCTCGTCGGCACCCAGTGGGTGGTCTTCGAGCCCAACGACCAGTCGCTGTGGGCGCGGATCCGCCGCAACATCTCGGCGTTCCTGGTCAACGAGTGGCGCCAGGGCGCGCTGTTCGGGCAGCGCGCGGAGGACGCGTTCTATGTGAAGTGCGACGCCGAGACGAACCCGCCGGAGTCCGTGGACCTGGGCCGCGTGGTCTGCGAGATCGGCATCGCGCCGGTGAAGCCGGCCGAGTTCGTGGTGTTCCGGCTCGCGCAGTTCCAGGGCGGGGGCGGGGAGCTGGAGGAGTAG
- a CDS encoding phage tail protein produces MALDTGDALTTHNFGLQIDGVMVETLQEISSLSMEQDVIEYQQVSADGKPIIKKLPGVKKAGECTVTRGATQSQAFTEWIAASIAGNMGQARKDASIIFMDYELNEVKRYNLRNAWCTKVELSGTKAGDAAALTEQVTITFEELTLG; encoded by the coding sequence ATGGCTCTGGACACCGGTGACGCGCTCACCACACACAATTTCGGCCTGCAGATCGACGGCGTCATGGTCGAGACCCTGCAGGAGATCAGCAGCCTCTCCATGGAGCAGGACGTCATCGAGTACCAGCAGGTCTCGGCCGACGGCAAGCCGATCATCAAGAAGCTCCCCGGCGTGAAGAAGGCCGGCGAGTGCACGGTGACGCGCGGCGCCACGCAGTCCCAGGCCTTCACCGAGTGGATCGCGGCCTCCATCGCGGGCAACATGGGCCAGGCCCGCAAGGACGCGTCCATCATCTTCATGGACTACGAGCTGAACGAGGTGAAGCGCTACAACCTGCGCAACGCCTGGTGCACGAAGGTGGAGTTGAGCGGCACCAAGGCCGGTGACGCCGCGGCGCTCACCGAGCAGGTGACGATCACCTTCGAAGAGCTGACCCTCGGCTGA
- a CDS encoding phage tail protein — protein MPLLQDPASTVFFKLTIDGQDLGLFNGCDGLSSEVEVEQRHEGGNNGFVWQLPTRVTFSTIRLTRPLTSDTARVAAWISSLATGITRPTAQIAALRADGSVVAQWGLVEVLPVRWTGPSLDPASPGVATESLEIAHHGFTDAGGL, from the coding sequence ATGCCCCTGCTCCAGGACCCCGCTTCCACCGTCTTCTTCAAGCTGACGATCGACGGCCAGGACCTCGGTCTGTTCAACGGCTGTGACGGGCTGTCCTCGGAGGTCGAGGTGGAGCAGCGGCACGAGGGCGGGAACAACGGGTTCGTGTGGCAGTTGCCGACGCGGGTGACGTTCTCGACGATCCGGCTGACGCGGCCGCTGACCTCGGACACCGCCCGCGTGGCCGCGTGGATCTCGTCGCTCGCCACCGGCATCACCCGGCCGACCGCGCAGATCGCGGCGCTGCGCGCCGACGGGTCGGTCGTGGCGCAGTGGGGGCTTGTGGAGGTGCTGCCGGTGCGGTGGACGGGGCCGTCGCTGGATCCGGCGAGTCCGGGGGTGGCGACGGAGTCGCTGGAGATCGCTCATCACGGGTTCACGGACGCGGGGGGTCTGTAG
- a CDS encoding LysM peptidoglycan-binding domain-containing protein, with the protein MAAVSGGKAARGLSRASLAIHQPPTDLDGGLGGMLGEVKFQFNPDQLRLSRSAHWFTEPNVAYDRGAPPKFTGAEPASMEVEVFLDASGTPSSTAVQQQVELLLSCCEVTQQSIDAKAPSPPWVSFSWGSFSTVRLVAYVTSVSATYTLFSPSGVPLRATCALSLTEISSATKRQNPTSGALSARRVHRAVAGDSLASLAWREYGDATRWRLIAEANGIDDPMRLRPGTELLLPSTQDTPDHPPRYGPHHAPDHRPRYGADRTPHDTPETEGTR; encoded by the coding sequence ATGGCGGCGGTCTCGGGCGGGAAGGCGGCGCGCGGGCTCTCGCGGGCGTCGTTGGCGATCCATCAGCCGCCGACGGATCTGGACGGCGGGCTCGGCGGGATGCTGGGGGAGGTCAAGTTCCAGTTCAATCCGGACCAGTTGAGGCTGAGCAGGTCGGCGCACTGGTTCACGGAGCCGAACGTGGCGTACGACCGGGGCGCGCCGCCGAAGTTCACCGGGGCCGAGCCGGCGTCGATGGAGGTCGAGGTGTTCCTCGACGCGTCGGGGACGCCGTCGTCGACGGCGGTGCAGCAGCAGGTCGAACTGCTGCTCTCCTGCTGCGAGGTGACGCAGCAGAGCATCGATGCGAAGGCCCCGTCCCCTCCCTGGGTGTCGTTCTCGTGGGGGTCGTTCTCGACGGTGCGGTTGGTCGCCTACGTGACCTCGGTGTCGGCGACGTACACCCTGTTCAGCCCGAGCGGGGTGCCGCTGCGGGCGACGTGCGCGCTGTCGCTGACGGAGATCTCGTCGGCGACGAAGCGTCAGAACCCGACCTCGGGCGCGCTGTCGGCGCGGCGGGTGCACCGGGCGGTGGCCGGGGACTCGCTGGCTTCGCTGGCCTGGCGGGAGTACGGGGACGCGACGCGCTGGCGGCTGATCGCCGAGGCGAACGGGATCGACGACCCGATGCGGCTGCGCCCGGGCACGGAACTGCTGCTGCCGTCCACCCAGGACACGCCCGACCACCCTCCCCGCTACGGGCCCCACCACGCGCCCGACCACAGGCCCCGCTATGGGGCCGACCGCACGCCCCATGACACGCCGGAAACCGAGGGCACCAGATGA